The following coding sequences lie in one Spinacia oleracea cultivar Varoflay chromosome 1, BTI_SOV_V1, whole genome shotgun sequence genomic window:
- the LOC130465659 gene encoding F-box/kelch-repeat protein At3g06240-like, producing the protein MVRVAGGGGVWCGVGAGGAAKRKGERQGSAKRGSRGRWLSTVVFLAGRVVLGWWSNSGGNGGGRWLLWWLMVVAARWCRERKKEGIRIPYDFPIHLVPEILSWLPVKTLLQYKCVCKSWHAIIKNVYFISKHLENYYNNNDDFRDCYIAQFNVGSQFGELGNYEMLVHSSLQRVLAYEQIETPERNTFIVGPCHGIFYQWCWYQGDKGRYLWNPALKELKQLPPLIKKPDVPSHITFCNEQYGFGYDPFTKDYKVIVIVHYKNISVYWIGSHEPGIFNSDVVVSFDLGTEICKEMQLPNYDKWEYEKLALATLHDSVSLILVQHSKCLTMWTLNEGLWIKKFTTNLDFEQLGFFGHWNNKLLFSRYLGNILYDPETQEWWRISHPETQCWAVSAYKQSLVSVK; encoded by the exons ATGGTGAgggtggctggaggtggtggtgtgtgGTGTGGTGTTGGTGCGGGTGGTGCAGCGAAGAGAAAAGGGGAGAGGCAGGGGAGTGCGAAGCGGGGAAGCAGGGGACGGTGGTTGAGTACGGTGGTGTTTCTGGCTGGCCGAGTGGTGCTGGGGTGGTGGTCGAACAGTGGTGGGAATGGTGGTGGTCGGTGGCTGTTGTGGTGGTTAATGGTGGTTGCAGCACGGTGGTGCCGTGAAAGGAAGAAGGAGGGAATCAGAATCCCGTATGATTTTCCCATACATTTGGTACCCGAGATTTTGTCGTGGTTGCCCGTGAAAACTCTATTGCAATATAAATGTGTTTGCAAATCTTGGCATGCAATTATCAAAAATGTGTATTTCATATCCAAGCATCTAGAAAACTACTATAACAACAACGATGATTTCCGAGATTGTTACATTGCTCAATTTAACGTAGGAAGTCAGTTTGGTGAACTTGGGAATTATGAAATGCTTGTCCATAGTAGCTTACAAAGAGTTTTAGCATATGAACAAATAGAAACACCAGAGCGTAATACGTTTATTGTTGGTCCATGTCATGGAATATTTTACCAATGGTGTTGGTATCAAGGTGACAAAGGACGCTATCTGTGGAATCCGGCACTCAAAGAGTTGAAACAGTTACCACCACTGATTAAGAAGCCTGATGTTCCATCCCATATAACTTTTTGCAATGAGCAGTATGGATTCGGATATGATCCCTTTACTAAGGATTACAAGGTTATTGTCATCGTGCACTACAAGAatat AAGCGTGTATTGGATAGGGTCACATGAACCTGGTATTTTCAATTCTGACGTGGTCGTCAGTTTTGATTTGGGTACTGAGATTTGTAAAGAGATGCAATTACCTAATTACGACAAGTGGGAATATGAAAAACTTGCACTTGCAACATTGCACGATTCTGTTTCTTTGATTCTTGTTCAACATAGCAAGTGTCTTACAATGTGGACATTGAATGAAGGTTTATGGATCAAGAAGTTCACTACAAATTTGGATTTTGAGCAATTAGGATTTTTTGGTCATTGGAACAATAAGCTTTTATTTTCACGGTATCTTGGTAACATCTTATATGACCCTGAAACACAAGAATGGTGGCGGATTTCACATCCGGAAACTCAGTGTTGGGCTGTTTCTGCTTATAAACAAAGCTTAGTTTCGGTCAAATAA